ATGTCAAGAATTAAAACTCCCATTTTAATATGAATTTCTGCTCTCACACCATTAGGAAAGGAATGTGAAGCAAGATTAtagtttcatatattttaatggtTGTTGTACTGTTTATACTTGAGTAGCCATCACTGAAGTTTATTTactcatttatttttacttttagcaAGAATTTCATTTTTACATACTATTTAAATGATAATAAGTATCAAAACCTTGCTGCACATCCAAGTACAGGTCAAATTTGAAGCAAGATTACAAAATTTCATTTATGGTACATATAGATTAGTAATCAATGTCTACGGCGATATAATGACTTAACTTAGGAGTAAAATACCCAATTGCAGTCAAAATTACGAGAATGTCACTGCCAACTGCCATTTAAAGTTACCAGGTTACTAATATGCTTGCAACAACACATAAACTACGACACAAAACCACCTGCTCttcaagaaaataacaaaaaaatcaataaaaatgacACTGCCTACTGTAGAACTTGTACATCCATGGTTCTGCTAAGCCAAATTCGTTCTCAATCAACTTCCTAATCTTTCAACAATCTAAAAGAGTAGCACAAATTGATTTGGAACCACATCCATTTATAAGATTAGATTTATAGATGGTGTTTTACTCAACATTAATGATATATTTGTTCCACATTAACTTTTTTACTCCCAGTCCAAAGCCCAAGGTGAATAGTTCAAGCTTTCTATCAAACAGAGAATAGAGTGCAAAACCTGCAAAATGTAGACCAGCATCCCTGCAGGCGATAGCAGTCATCATCATGTGTGTACCATCAAGTGAGTGGACAAAATTTGGCGGAAATGCAGTTCTTTGTTTTCTAGCATTTATCTGAAAATGACATAATAATTAAGATTCCCAATGACTGCATTAAATGTCAAGGAAACAAATTCTGAACTCAATATATTGTTGTAAGCGTACCGAGGTACCCTCCCGATGCAAAGCCAAAACCTGAAGAGTCGTTCTTACCTGTAGCCCCATGACCAGATTAATTAGTAGAGTTCAAATTATGAATGGAGCAGATTAGATACTtggagaatattattttgaatcaCATTTAGTTTTGCACCCTGCTAAGGGTTTCCACTTTCAGCAaaagaataaaaggaaaaacCATGAACCGGTATTAAAAATGGGAATTgggtttcttttccttttttcaaatctttccTGTTTTCTTTCCATTAATAATCCAATGGCACAAGATCATGTTAACGGTAAGACGCTAAGAATGCATGCCGTCTAAAATTATGCTCCACCTCAAACAGTGAGATCAACCATCTATTAAGTGTTTTGCAAaaagaaaagtgttttgtgtgTAAGTATACAAAAACGCTGTCACACTTACAAGATGCCGTTCACTTTTTCGGTAGGGTTGTACCACTGGAAGACCAAGAGGAGTGGTCCAACGCACAGGTTGATTTTCTGAAGAAATTACCTGCAGAAGTTTCATAATCCACgaatcaaaacttaaaaaaaaagtttcatatCCACAATAGGGCTGTCATTTAATTTGATAATCCGAGTGTGCCACTAATGCATATAGCTTGGCTAGTTCTTAAATAGGTGTATGCTTTCgtatacctctagtgtacttgggttatgcctatctttatattaatgaaatatCTTCTTATCAAAAAACAGTAATGCATATACCTTCGCACAATCACCAAGCCAACCCATTATGCCACGTGCAGCTTCAAATATCTCACCAAGGGCAGCTAATGTTACCTaccaaaagataaaattaaagttgaaaaggaaaaactaCTAGtgtttaagaaaaacaaaagaaacacgaGTATGGGATTCAAGGATCTAAGGGAAATAATATTGACATTGGTTTTATATTAATCTGCAGCTATTTAAGACACTGGTGGGTTCCAAATTTTGTCATCCAAGAATTATATATAACCAGAGTCATGCAATTCTATATCAAAGCCtaataatagaaatatattCTCTGAGAAGGTTTTATTGATAATGAAATGAAAGTCTCAGAAGTAGTTCCTGACCCCAAACATTAAagcataattttcattttgggCCTACTATGTATCTCTAATAGCAAGAACCTACTTCCCACATTTAAGTGTCAGGTTGcttcaaaagggaaaaaaaggcaGCCTATTGCTCACTTTAGAAGCATAGCAAGCTGCAGTGAACAGCAGTCTGTCATCAGTAATGAGACCCTTCTCctctaatcttttttttatctGCTCCCGTGCCCCAACATAAGTAACGCCATATACTGAAGTCATCACTGTCTGCTTGACCAATTTCCGATCAACCTGAAAGCTTCAACGACCTTAAAACATGAGTTGGAAggaaaatgtaaaaattaaaaacaaaagcagAAACCACAATTGCTACAACCTGATCAATTAAGACCTTCGCTACTAAAGCTTGTGGATTTGTAGCTGGGTCCTTGTCGCTGTCCCTTTTCATGATATCATGAACCCTGACCAGCATTTACATGTAGAAGATAGGACAATAAGAGTTTTACCAAAAGTGTGCAATTTTCCCAAAAAGACTACAAAATATCAGGTAATTCTGAGAACGATACTAAAGGCATTTTTTAGAGCAGTGGGAGGTCATGATCAACTCAATATACTCTTTTCATGATCAGTGAAGAAGAATTGTATTGATGAGATGAGTAGGCATAGCCAAACTTAATATACTAAAGCTGATTGTTAGCATACCTCACTGCAATTTCTGAGTAAACATCAGCAGGTTTGTCTCCAGGAGTTAAGTTGACTGCCGCTGCTTCCAACTGAGAATACAAATTGACCACAGGACACAAGTTAGCACATAAATGCAAGTTAGCacataaatgtttttttttacaagtaataagatagttagcacataaatgtttttttttttacaagtaataaGATAGTTAGCACAtaaatgtatttcaaattaatcagcaaatcaaaagaaaatgcaTCTTAATAGTAAGATTTATAATTCATGTGGACAAAGCAAACCTACAGTGTCTCTTCCCAGCGCTGCATAGTGCTGTAAACCATTGCATGAACCAtcctaaaaaaatttatctttgcattaataatataatcccaaaacaaaaacactAAGCAAAGAAccattaacggaaaaagtataattaagaaaggaaaagaaatcatGGGAAAGTCACAAGGTAAATAACTATCAATAACACCGGgtaaggagttttttttttttaaatcaacctGAGGTAATTGGTAACTTCTAGGTTTTGAAGAACAATGGAGCATAAGATACAGATATAAGAAAGaagaatttatcaattaaaaaccCGTGGAAAAATGCATGATGTAATAGGTGTCACTATCACATGTGACATACAGGATGACTACATTGACAATATGtgatgaattctttaagaaattactAGGCCAACATTAGATCCAAATGGATCATCCAGTATATCCTTCATCGTGAAACTTGCACAGGGATCTCACTGAAGTGGTATTCATAAAATAGTCTCACAACAGAGGTATACTGCAAATGACTGTGAACTTCAAACTCCAATGACATCtgccacaaaataaaaaagggtcTCTTTGAACTAATAATTTCCGTGTGTGTCAAATATTAGCACAAATATATGGGCTAAAGATATGTATATATCCTGGCTAATTAGGGGAACAACGGGATAGTTGcaattttattttgcattaaattaatgaaaaattctactcatcatccccacaccacaccacacataattttttaattttttttcccttaccaAATGTATTTAGTATTGCTTACCAAATGTGTCCAAATTAATAGACACAAAAGGGATGGGTTAATTAACATTAATAAATTTAGTATTGCTTATAAACAACAAATTACAGTAATATTTGtattccaaaaaaatctgaaCAAGTGAGATTGCTTATTTTTTCTCACTACTTCAAGGCTTCTAATGAAGCATTTACCTGATGAATTGGCAGGTGGGAGATGACAGTATGTGGTGATGAGCTTCTTAATGCTTCTGAGAGATTAATACAAGCAGCTAGGAACTGAAAAGGATCTTCAGCAGTTAACCACCACCGATTTCCATTAACAGGGTTGTCTGCCGATTCAAATATATCACTGAGATGATTCTCAACAAAAGATAGACGTCCATCATGTGGCAGCTTCTCAACACCACCTGAATACAGGTTTGCTAAATGTATCTTCAGCCAGTGTAAGCCAGACTTCCCTAAAGGTCGCCCTTCGGCAAACTCAAGCATTCCTCGACAGAGATCGGAACTCAAATGATTCAAATGTGGATGCATTGGGTATGCTCGGCCACGGAAATCCACATTGTGGGGATAGTAAAAGCCCTCCTCATCTCTCATTTTCCGAGCCACCTATGTCGATAGGAAAAGCATATTGGTCAATATTAAGAGTCATGAGAGGAAAAGCATCTTTGTGAACACAATTGTCAGCCAAAGTCAAGAtgaaactatataaaaaaatttacacacAAAGGCCTTTTTACCCTTTTGGGTGGCCCATATGCAAGATCAAGAGTTTAATAGGTTAGCAAGTAAATCCATGGACTTATCAATGTTTCAACAGAATTCCACAAGTTCTTTTATTAAGCTCAGATGTAAGAAAAGGAGATCTTACAGAAAGTTTAAGTTCAGTGTCACATCGTTGAGAATGCCTCTCTAAATTAATCTTCTTTGCCTTTCTCACACTCCATTTCCATTCCTGAATTTCTGATAAATCCTCTGTGGGTGGTTTCTCAGGCACAGGAACCTACAATCACATTGGGAATGCAATATCATGGATCATTCAATCAAGGTGGTTCTCATAAGAATATGCGATAATGCGAGAAATTGGAGCCATCATTTGGAGGGTTCTGAAACCCTGCACCAGCTcaaacaattctttttcagagtggaaaaaaacaaagaatcaCCTAGCTAGGACAGATTGCTAACAGAAATTCACTGCAGGCAGAAATTTGCTGCTGAAGACACTTTGCACTCTTCTCTTTCCGCTCAATCCAAGTTTGATAGACAAAAAGAATGGGGTTTTGGTTGTTAATAACTTTAGCTCTAACAAATTCATATATACAAAAGAGTATTCAATGAAAACTTTGCCCTGTATTGGCTACATGGGAAAAAACAAATGCTACCATGTAATGGTATGCTAATTCCAACTGATACAAATAATGACTTTCAGGAGTCTGGAGGGGAAATCTATGCCTAGATGCAATCAATCTATGCCTTGCTGCAACTTGGTTGCACCTCATTTTAAGGCATGCTTTGAAAACACTTTCTCCAACCATGCACACAATATAGTTAATGCAGAATTTGATATgttcaaaaggaaaaagaagaaaaaaaaaaagaggcaaatGATAGACTTCATTAGATGCTCACATCTTCACGATCAATCAAGCCAGCAATATTGCCTCCTCTATCCCAAATGCACTCCACTATGCTGagtactcttttatttattctccATTTGGTGTTACCAAGCATATCCAGAGCCTGAACATTAAGAACAGAATAAGTACTCTTCGAAATGGTTGAAAACGTACAAACAATTGAATCCATACTGTGACCAAGCACAAGGAAAGAATAAGTGCAGCATTTAGAACTAACACAAGGTGTTGGACACAGCACTCAGAAAAACCACGCAGAGTAAGACAATGATGAAAATGGCTAGAAACAAATTTGTTAAGCTAAAAGGGAAAGCAGATAATTCAGCACTTCTCACAGGTAAAAGTACCACACTTGTTCAATGTTCACATCTACAAACATGACCATTGCATTTTGTTTAATGTGAAGCTTCAACAATCAAAGGGAAGAAACAAAAATATGGATCTGATATaagaacagaaaaagaaaatattaaccaAACAACTAACCACCATTTCTGTACCTCAAAAACCTTTTGCATCTGTTTTGCAGGAACGTCCTTAATTGCATCCTGCTGCTTCCTAGACCCATGAGTTCGCATGATATAAGAAGGTAGGAACAAGTGCCCACCTTTGTCATACCTGGAGGAAGCTtgaaaagatttttaaaataagaatatgaaaaaaaaaattaatgtagtCAGCTACGGCcacttttcctttactttccaagtcagttattatattataagaaCAAAAACTCAACTTTTCAAATTATAGATGCTTGGAAAAGATGAGAACTAAGCAAAGCATGTTCGCCTTCCAGCCACCCAAACCATACCCAACAACAGGCCTCCCTAGATAAAATCTCAACATTAATACCACTTATTCTATCTATATCATACCCTTTCCATTTTTTCGGAGGTACCAACATGGGCACATAAGGAATCAACATATGTTTAACCTGCATAGGAagttacaacaaaaaataattaagtagCAGGAGTTAAAAGTATCGAGATATCTATAATTCACATTGCATAGTTGCAATCTATATAGACTTATCAATCCAATAATTTGATAATATGCAACCCAAATGGGTAAGATTACGACTAGACATAGCATTTTTGTTACTATGtagaaccaaagaactcaaaatacatttaattgaatttataatCACATTAATTTAGAGTGCACCAAAAAGGTAGTAACAATGCAATATTGTGACTTACAGTTTTATCAAGCCCCATAAGGACTAGAGGATCACATTCTATAACTCCATAATTCTTCACAAATTTTTGCCTGCAAGGACCAAGGAATGATTCAGAACTACAATTGTGTacacatgcatacataaatAAACATGGATATTGACAAAGTCTCATCAATCCAGGCAAATACATAGCTGAGAAATGACCAAACGATTGACTGTATAAGGTGATCAAATTGAGAGGCATTTGCTCCAGTCCTACAAGGTAATTCACTGATAAATGCTCACCGTGGGTTCTTTATTACAGCTTTATATCTGTGCCTGAAAGCAGGTCGAATGTCAGGAGGTCCATCTGCTGACTGGTTAAGAGGAGGTTGTACATAAGCCGATTCAGTTAATAATTCTATTAATAGACACCCCAGCTGCAAAATTGCACTTGGTTAATATTAGTTTCTGAATCTGCAAAATAATCAAAACTAAATAGTAAAACTTAATATGTTAGCCAAGAGCAGCAAACCTTAGCCTGTGTATCTCGATTCCAGGGCTTAATTTGTTCCTTCTTCAACAGCTTTTGCACCTCCTTCAGTCTTCTCTTTCTAACTAAACTATTTACATGTTTCATAAGTATTTCCTTCTCCTTTCGCAGACCCTCTTCAGTACCAGCTACAATGTTCTTGCTCCgataatttttagttttctccAAGAAACTATGAATTCTTACCTGAAAGAATAACAACTTAACAATGTCAGAAAGATTATATGGTATCTCTAACTTATTACTTAAACCCCTTTTTACAAGTAATAGCATAAACAAAAAAGGGCCAAACCCCAGTGCACGAGTGCTATTCAAGAGAAGGCACctgacaaaataaaataaaaaaaaagaagaaataaagctAGCTTAGTAGTTAAGAAGTCCAAGAAATCGAGCAAAATGGGTAAGGATAAACTACTATTAGCATGGGAGACAGTAAATCACCTATCCAAACGGAGGTTGGTAGATCCTACGCTTTTCTTAATGATTGAACTTATCCAGGCTTAAAGTTCCACCACCATGAAAATTATATCCAGACAGTTCAATAGCATCTAAAAttatc
This is a stretch of genomic DNA from Carya illinoinensis cultivar Pawnee chromosome 15, C.illinoinensisPawnee_v1, whole genome shotgun sequence. It encodes these proteins:
- the LOC122295716 gene encoding DNA-directed RNA polymerase 3, chloroplastic, producing the protein MTLAASFCPSPRAQIHPTTWRRPPKINTKSHKNLYFLFSSNSNTLFKPSLSPTPFPLNLKSPSNPIQLLPLSDSVQENLVENLENSMNSLMPINEIGQITPLESCPRIFIQDPPWIASLLLKGLYKRTDQVVKLEFKEMEKSKYNLLRRRQIKAETEAWERMVEEYRELEREMCEKKLAPNLPYVKALFLGWFEPFRDAIERAQKVQRTDKQKAAFAPHIDALPADKMAVIVMHKMMGLFMAGAQDGFVQVVQAAVQIGMAIEQEVRIHSFLEKTKNYRSKNIVAGTEEGLRKEKEILMKHVNSLVRKRRLKEVQKLLKKEQIKPWNRDTQAKLGCLLIELLTESAYVQPPLNQSADGPPDIRPAFRHRYKAVIKNPRQKFVKNYGVIECDPLVLMGLDKTVKHMLIPYVPMLVPPKKWKGYDKGGHLFLPSYIMRTHGSRKQQDAIKDVPAKQMQKVFEALDMLGNTKWRINKRVLSIVECIWDRGGNIAGLIDREDVPVPEKPPTEDLSEIQEWKWSVRKAKKINLERHSQRCDTELKLSVARKMRDEEGFYYPHNVDFRGRAYPMHPHLNHLSSDLCRGMLEFAEGRPLGKSGLHWLKIHLANLYSGGVEKLPHDGRLSFVENHLSDIFESADNPVNGNRWWLTAEDPFQFLAACINLSEALRSSSPHTVISHLPIHQDGSCNGLQHYAALGRDTLEAAAVNLTPGDKPADVYSEIAVRVHDIMKRDSDKDPATNPQALVAKVLIDQVDRKLVKQTVMTSVYGVTYVGAREQIKKRLEEKGLITDDRLLFTAACYASKVTLAALGEIFEAARGIMGWLGDCAKVISSENQPVRWTTPLGLPVVQPYRKSERHLVRTTLQVLALHREGTSINARKQRTAFPPNFVHSLDGTHMMMTAIACRDAGLHFAGVHDSFWTHACDVDKMNRILREKFVELYSEPILENLLESFQTSYPELTFPHLPERGNFDLQNVLESPYFFN